The Mycolicibacterium mageritense genome contains a region encoding:
- a CDS encoding cytochrome c biogenesis CcdA family protein — protein sequence MNGFTEIAMSGNIVPALLVSVLAGIVSFASPCVVPLVPGYLSYLAAVVGVDEDSRFRSRGVRLRVAGAAGLFILGFTVVFLMGTIAILGLTSTVISNQLLLQRIGGVLTIVMGLVFMGFIPALQRQARFTPKAVSTVGGAPLLGAVFGLGWTPCLGPTLTGVIAVASATEGSNIARGVVLVIAYCLGLGIPFLLLALGSVRAVHALGWLRRHTRTIQIFGGVLLVAVGLALVTGLWNEFVTWIRDAFVTNTTLPI from the coding sequence ATGAACGGTTTCACCGAGATCGCAATGTCAGGCAATATTGTGCCGGCACTGCTGGTGTCGGTGCTGGCTGGGATTGTGTCGTTCGCGTCTCCGTGCGTGGTGCCCCTGGTGCCGGGGTATCTGTCCTATCTCGCTGCCGTGGTTGGCGTCGACGAGGACAGCCGATTTAGATCACGTGGGGTGCGTTTACGGGTCGCCGGTGCCGCAGGGCTGTTCATCCTTGGTTTCACCGTGGTATTCCTGATGGGCACCATCGCGATTTTGGGCCTTACCTCCACAGTCATCAGCAACCAGTTGCTGCTGCAGCGGATTGGCGGTGTCCTCACGATCGTGATGGGCCTGGTGTTCATGGGCTTCATCCCGGCACTGCAGCGCCAGGCCCGGTTCACGCCGAAGGCGGTGTCCACCGTCGGCGGTGCCCCGCTACTCGGGGCGGTCTTCGGGCTCGGCTGGACGCCGTGTCTGGGACCTACGCTCACCGGTGTCATCGCGGTCGCCTCGGCCACCGAGGGATCGAACATCGCCCGCGGTGTGGTGCTGGTCATTGCCTACTGTCTGGGTCTGGGTATTCCGTTCCTCCTACTCGCATTGGGTTCAGTACGTGCGGTACATGCGCTGGGGTGGCTTCGCCGGCACACCAGGACGATTCAGATTTTCGGGGGTGTCCTGCTCGTCGCCGTGGGATTGGCTTTGGTGACCGGCTTGTGGAACGAGTTCGTCACCTGGATCCGTGACGCGTTCGTCACCAACACCACGTTGCCGATATGA
- the resB gene encoding cytochrome c biogenesis protein ResB, with protein sequence MRRALAYVRNTWRALTSMGTALVLLFLLAFAAIPGALWPQRTVNPTTVAGYLADNPRLGPWLDRLQVFDVFSSVWFTSIYVLLFVSLIGCLTPRLIEHARSLAAIPVPAPRNLSRLPKHRVMVIEGDPDALGVAVSDSLRRWRRTTRSNDGFVEVSAEKGYLREAGNLVFHFSLIGLLVSIAAGKLFGYEGNVIVIADGGPGFCSASPAAFDAFRAGTTVDGTALYPICLRVNDFEVSFLPSGQAVSFAADTVYQAGDDLVNDTWNAYQLRVNEPLRVGGNRVYLLGHGYAPTFTVTFPDGQTRTQTLQWQPEDLQTLLSSGAVRFDPPAGSYPDPDERRKNQIALAGLLAPTAQFDGTLLSSAFPALNDPAVAIDIYKGDTGLDSGRPQSIFALDRRMIGQGRLNRMARVNLRLGEETRLDDGTVVRFDAVTDFVSLQVSHDPAQIWVLVFAMTMMAGLLVSLIIRRRRIWVKISRDEGGGALTVEVGGLARTDNAGWGEEFDRLVIRLLSEASEQPPGKTTTNTRGRP encoded by the coding sequence ATGAGACGAGCGTTGGCCTATGTCCGCAACACCTGGCGTGCCCTCACCTCGATGGGCACCGCGCTCGTCTTGTTGTTCTTGCTGGCATTTGCGGCGATACCGGGCGCGTTGTGGCCGCAACGCACGGTCAACCCGACGACCGTAGCCGGCTATCTCGCCGACAATCCGCGACTCGGTCCGTGGCTGGACCGGTTACAGGTGTTCGACGTGTTCTCCAGCGTCTGGTTCACCTCGATCTACGTCTTGCTGTTCGTCTCGCTGATCGGGTGTCTGACACCGCGGTTGATCGAGCATGCCCGCAGCCTTGCGGCAATACCGGTGCCGGCGCCGCGCAATCTCAGCCGGCTCCCGAAGCACCGTGTAATGGTCATCGAGGGGGACCCTGACGCCCTCGGCGTCGCAGTCTCCGACAGCTTGCGCCGATGGCGCAGGACCACCCGCAGCAACGACGGCTTCGTCGAAGTCTCCGCGGAGAAGGGCTATTTGAGGGAGGCGGGCAACCTGGTTTTCCACTTCTCGCTCATTGGACTGCTCGTTTCCATCGCGGCCGGGAAACTGTTCGGTTACGAGGGAAACGTCATCGTGATTGCCGACGGGGGACCAGGATTCTGTTCGGCTTCGCCCGCGGCGTTTGATGCCTTTCGTGCGGGCACAACCGTTGACGGTACCGCGCTATACCCAATCTGCCTGCGCGTCAATGATTTCGAGGTTAGTTTCCTGCCGAGCGGACAAGCGGTGTCGTTCGCCGCGGACACCGTCTATCAGGCCGGGGACGACCTGGTAAACGATACCTGGAACGCTTATCAGCTGAGAGTCAACGAACCACTGCGGGTCGGCGGCAACCGAGTGTATCTGCTCGGGCACGGCTACGCACCGACGTTCACGGTCACCTTCCCGGACGGGCAGACGCGCACCCAGACCCTGCAGTGGCAGCCCGAGGACCTGCAGACGTTGCTGTCTTCGGGCGCTGTGCGTTTCGACCCGCCGGCGGGCAGCTACCCCGACCCCGATGAGCGCCGCAAGAATCAGATCGCGCTGGCAGGGTTGCTGGCGCCGACGGCGCAATTCGACGGCACACTGTTGTCGTCGGCGTTCCCCGCCCTCAATGATCCCGCCGTGGCGATCGACATCTACAAGGGTGATACCGGCTTGGATTCCGGTCGCCCGCAATCGATTTTCGCGTTGGACAGGCGCATGATCGGGCAGGGTCGTCTCAATCGGATGGCCAGGGTGAACCTGCGTCTGGGCGAGGAGACACGCCTTGACGACGGCACGGTGGTCCGTTTCGACGCGGTCACCGACTTCGTGAGTCTGCAGGTGTCACATGATCCGGCGCAGATCTGGGTGCTGGTGTTCGCCATGACGATGATGGCCGGCCTGCTGGTCTCGCTGATCATTCGTCGGCGACGGATCTGGGTGAAGATCAGCAGAGACGAAGGCGGCGGTGCTCTGACGGTCGAGGTCGGCGGGCTGGCACGCACCGACAACGCCGGGTGGGGTGAAGAATTCGACCGTCTGGTGATCCGCCTGCTGTCAGAAGCGTCGGAGCAACCACCGGGGAAGACCACGACGAACACCCGCGGCAGACCGTGA
- a CDS encoding helix-turn-helix domain-containing protein translates to MAAMLGLNVDMKSSDEDGDVSISELAKHFGVATHVLRHWESVELLVPHRSSVGHRVYGRADRFRVAAILQAKRAGMGLEDIREILTAATPAKRNAVLHRQRDQLIARIADAQSALALVDSGLNCEHGDVAMCPRFQSVLAERVDNRSAAGDVAGD, encoded by the coding sequence ATGGCAGCGATGCTGGGCCTTAATGTCGACATGAAGTCAAGCGATGAAGATGGCGACGTGTCGATCAGCGAGCTGGCGAAGCATTTCGGCGTCGCTACCCATGTGCTGCGCCACTGGGAATCCGTGGAACTGCTGGTTCCGCACCGCTCCTCAGTGGGCCATCGTGTCTACGGGCGCGCGGATCGGTTTCGGGTTGCGGCGATCCTGCAAGCCAAGCGTGCCGGGATGGGTCTGGAGGACATTCGGGAGATCCTCACCGCGGCCACCCCGGCGAAGCGCAACGCGGTGTTGCACCGGCAGCGCGATCAGCTGATCGCGCGCATCGCTGATGCGCAGTCAGCGCTGGCCCTGGTGGATTCCGGGTTGAATTGCGAACACGGCGACGTGGCCATGTGCCCCCGGTTTCAGTCGGTCCTTGCCGAACGGGTCGACAACCGATCAGCCGCCGGCGATGTGGCCGGCGATTGA
- a CDS encoding alpha/beta hydrolase, translating to MSTPDSPIHPAHPHFEVVREDLAFSSGSDRCDGWLYRPRTDATHPCVVMAHGIGGIRSAALPEFATRFAAAGIAALTFDYRHSGTSGGVPRGLIDIRRQRADLRAALDYARGLDSVDPDRMALWGTSFGGGHVLATAAANPRIGAAIIQNPFVDGRAAAAAAMRSAGRVATYRLAVRALRDALRARRGRDPIYVDLVGEPGTVAMMTTPDARAGFEAILPPDPIGWEPAVAARIALHLRSDRPATKADQVTCPLLVNVCDHDAITPPDPAIRVAEEAPRGELSRYPIGHFDLFAGEWLNRVCADQIAFLRSNLIAVAQ from the coding sequence ATGTCCACACCCGATAGTCCGATCCACCCCGCCCACCCGCATTTCGAGGTGGTACGCGAAGACCTCGCCTTCAGTTCCGGCAGCGATCGCTGCGACGGCTGGCTGTACCGGCCACGAACAGACGCCACTCACCCGTGCGTCGTGATGGCTCACGGCATCGGTGGCATCCGCAGCGCCGCGCTGCCCGAGTTCGCGACGCGGTTCGCCGCCGCGGGGATCGCCGCGCTCACCTTCGACTACCGCCATTCCGGCACCAGCGGGGGCGTACCGCGCGGTCTGATCGACATCCGCCGACAGCGAGCAGACTTGCGCGCGGCACTGGACTACGCGCGCGGCCTGGATAGCGTCGATCCGGACCGAATGGCGCTGTGGGGGACCTCTTTCGGCGGGGGGCATGTACTGGCCACCGCCGCCGCCAACCCACGTATTGGCGCGGCTATCATCCAAAACCCCTTCGTCGACGGTCGCGCGGCGGCGGCGGCGGCGATGCGCTCGGCCGGTCGTGTCGCCACCTACCGGCTGGCTGTGCGGGCTCTTCGCGACGCGCTGCGCGCCCGCCGCGGCCGCGACCCCATCTACGTCGATCTGGTTGGCGAACCCGGCACGGTGGCGATGATGACCACACCCGATGCGAGAGCTGGATTCGAGGCGATTCTGCCACCCGACCCGATCGGTTGGGAGCCCGCCGTTGCTGCCCGTATCGCGTTGCACTTGCGATCGGATCGGCCCGCCACCAAAGCCGACCAGGTGACCTGCCCTCTGCTGGTCAATGTGTGCGACCACGACGCGATCACGCCACCGGATCCCGCGATTCGCGTCGCCGAAGAAGCTCCTCGGGGCGAGTTAAGCCGTTACCCCATAGGGCATTTTGACCTGTTCGCCGGGGAGTGGTTGAACCGAGTGTGCGCCGACCAAATCGCCTTCCTGCGCAGCAACCTCATTGCCGTTGCGCAGTGA
- a CDS encoding peroxiredoxin → MALTIGDTAPDFHAQTTQGPINFHEWIGDSWAVLFSHPRDFTPVCTTELGYMAKIKPEFDQRNTKIIGLSVDPLDNHTAWADDIAETQGTAPNYPMISDSDYTISKAYGMLPAEIAGDPTSHTPAEMATLRNVFVIGPDKTIKLVLVYPMTTGRNFDEVLRVLDSLQLTAAHKVATPAQWNRGGDVIIAGSVSDEEAKMIYPDGWTAPRPYLRIVADPTQG, encoded by the coding sequence ATGGCACTCACCATCGGCGACACCGCCCCCGATTTCCACGCCCAAACCACCCAGGGTCCGATCAACTTCCATGAGTGGATCGGCGACAGCTGGGCAGTTCTGTTCTCCCACCCCCGCGATTTCACCCCGGTGTGCACGACCGAACTCGGCTACATGGCCAAGATCAAACCCGAATTCGACCAACGCAACACCAAAATCATCGGGTTGTCGGTCGACCCACTCGACAACCACACCGCATGGGCCGACGACATCGCCGAAACACAAGGTACCGCACCCAACTATCCGATGATCTCCGACAGCGACTACACCATTTCGAAGGCCTACGGGATGCTACCCGCCGAAATCGCCGGTGACCCGACCAGTCACACTCCGGCCGAGATGGCGACGCTGCGCAATGTCTTCGTCATCGGCCCCGACAAGACGATCAAGTTGGTGCTCGTTTACCCGATGACCACCGGCCGCAACTTCGACGAGGTGCTGCGTGTACTCGACTCGCTACAACTCACTGCCGCGCACAAGGTGGCCACCCCCGCCCAGTGGAACAGAGGTGGCGACGTGATCATCGCCGGCTCGGTTAGCGACGAGGAGGCCAAAATGATCTATCCGGACGGCTGGACTGCCCCTCGTCCCTACCTGCGCATCGTTGCCGACCCCACCCAAGGCTGA
- a CDS encoding NAD(P)/FAD-dependent oxidoreductase — protein MLFANHTPEEVRIPYAELTRPGVEFRQEHITSIDPATRRVATDQSDYQTDILVIALGADYEPEATPGFSEDGHDFYTVDGAARLRDRLTEFTGGTIVLGILSVPFKCPPAPYEALLLLHAHLVERGIRDAATIKVISPMPSPIPVSPETSESLITAMAERGIIYRPDTKIRSLDPNQHLVHTDTDTVPYDLFIGIPKHRVPGVIDASGLTAGGSDGWIAVDPATLATKHAGVYAIGDCADAPVPRAGVYAEDAARTVAAHIAAQLHGTPFTAKYSGRGVCYIEFGDGQVGKVEADFLSGPKPTAPFIGPSTDLADEKAEFANTRRHRWFSRSEAER, from the coding sequence GTGTTGTTCGCGAACCACACCCCCGAGGAGGTCCGCATTCCGTATGCCGAGCTGACCCGGCCAGGCGTGGAATTCCGCCAGGAACACATTACCTCGATCGACCCGGCCACCCGCCGCGTCGCCACCGATCAATCCGACTACCAGACCGACATCCTCGTCATCGCCCTTGGCGCCGACTACGAGCCCGAAGCCACCCCTGGCTTCTCCGAGGACGGTCACGACTTCTACACCGTGGATGGCGCCGCTCGACTGCGTGACCGCCTGACTGAATTCACTGGAGGCACCATCGTGCTGGGCATCCTCAGTGTCCCCTTCAAGTGCCCCCCAGCACCTTATGAGGCACTCCTGCTGCTACATGCCCACTTGGTCGAGCGGGGCATCCGTGACGCCGCCACCATCAAGGTGATCAGCCCCATGCCCTCCCCGATCCCGGTCTCCCCGGAAACGTCCGAATCGCTGATCACCGCCATGGCCGAACGCGGCATCATCTACCGGCCCGACACCAAGATCCGTTCACTGGACCCGAACCAACACCTCGTCCACACCGACACCGACACCGTGCCCTATGACCTGTTCATCGGCATCCCCAAACACCGCGTCCCCGGCGTGATCGACGCCTCCGGGCTGACTGCTGGAGGCAGCGACGGATGGATCGCCGTCGACCCCGCCACACTCGCCACCAAACATGCTGGCGTGTACGCCATCGGTGACTGCGCCGACGCACCCGTACCCCGAGCCGGGGTTTACGCCGAAGACGCTGCCCGCACCGTTGCCGCCCACATCGCCGCACAGCTGCACGGAACGCCCTTCACCGCCAAGTATTCTGGGCGCGGGGTCTGCTACATCGAGTTCGGCGATGGACAGGTTGGCAAGGTCGAGGCCGACTTCCTCTCCGGGCCCAAACCCACCGCCCCCTTCATCGGGCCCTCCACCGACCTGGCCGACGAAAAAGCTGAATTCGCCAACACCCGACGGCACCGCTGGTTCAGCCGATCCGAAGCTGAACGATAG
- a CDS encoding helix-turn-helix domain-containing protein, with protein MQLDTLLDVVATALREREQQPQAEPDTLTLAEAAEWLDVSRSALCAMLRRGELASITIGSRRFIQASAVHRLFDAAAGTAPKPEPDNSYQTHVRAPKRTAVAPSPPSPPPLPEQAGKARATGEPRLSRHLRALPALSPASAAEAEAAPVTVHTMDEAAELLACSKGRVRAMLRDGRLTPVTVGRRVFVSAREVERLMAPTS; from the coding sequence ATGCAACTGGACACGCTTCTCGACGTGGTGGCCACCGCGCTCCGCGAGCGTGAGCAGCAGCCGCAGGCGGAGCCCGACACGCTCACGCTCGCAGAAGCCGCAGAGTGGCTGGACGTGTCACGCTCGGCTCTGTGCGCAATGCTGCGTCGCGGCGAACTCGCCAGCATCACTATCGGTTCGCGCAGGTTCATTCAGGCGTCGGCCGTTCACCGACTCTTCGACGCTGCTGCCGGCACCGCGCCGAAGCCGGAACCGGACAACAGCTACCAAACGCATGTACGGGCGCCCAAGAGGACAGCCGTCGCACCGTCGCCACCGTCGCCACCTCCGCTGCCGGAGCAAGCAGGCAAAGCGCGGGCCACGGGTGAACCGCGCCTATCGCGGCATCTTCGGGCGCTGCCCGCGCTGTCGCCCGCCTCGGCTGCCGAAGCCGAGGCGGCGCCGGTGACGGTGCACACCATGGATGAGGCAGCCGAGTTGCTGGCGTGTAGCAAGGGCAGGGTGCGTGCGATGCTGCGCGACGGCCGGCTGACGCCGGTCACCGTGGGTCGCCGCGTGTTCGTCTCAGCGCGAGAGGTCGAGCGCTTGATGGCGCCCACGTCGTAA
- a CDS encoding helix-turn-helix domain-containing protein: MAGSEGGNDELVQAVVTLLRAVSTGATSAPPPRARKLLRVAEAAEQLAISEAHVYALIRSGEIRSVKLGNARRIAPNEIERIMAASEAS; encoded by the coding sequence ATGGCGGGCAGTGAAGGTGGCAACGACGAACTGGTTCAGGCAGTAGTCACGCTTCTGCGTGCCGTCTCGACGGGGGCCACCAGCGCTCCGCCGCCACGAGCGCGCAAGCTGCTGCGGGTTGCCGAAGCTGCAGAACAGTTGGCCATCTCAGAAGCCCACGTGTACGCACTCATTCGCTCCGGGGAGATCCGCAGTGTGAAGCTCGGCAACGCACGCCGGATTGCCCCGAACGAGATCGAGCGCATCATGGCCGCCAGTGAGGCCAGTTGA
- a CDS encoding tyrosine-type recombinase/integrase, translating into MARIPHYVKIVTTKGGEARYQVRIETGKVDGKRHQGKRNFKKLQDAIDAYSEARGDRSRGVQVTPSGVTLRQAADAYLDALNARPNTRTAYAAVLRPAIERLGDRPVQELRRDEIEKLVTDISTKAVPSGDWHKPSKLPAGVKETCGPWAPGSIKHMLSRLGAVYGRLIEDGTVLRSPLDHVKGPARVKRAKVTLTVAQCQHLFDHLESTRDRLEHMHHLALQAGMRRGELAGLKWDDIDLEAETMTVARQRVHSEAGAVEADTKTDAGRRTLPIPSTLLPVLKRAVLRSEAEQKLVGNRWQGDGTVVCDELGRAYYPTTLSYMWRNALADAGLPHVRLHDARHTCGTLMHLNGVPIAVIAAVLGHTDASFTQRVYAHSQEDAVTQGMAVYARVLETREKAAT; encoded by the coding sequence ATGGCGCGCATCCCGCACTACGTCAAGATCGTCACCACGAAGGGCGGCGAGGCCCGCTACCAGGTCCGCATCGAGACCGGCAAAGTCGACGGGAAGCGCCACCAGGGCAAGCGCAATTTCAAGAAGCTGCAGGACGCCATCGACGCATACAGCGAGGCGCGCGGCGACCGATCCCGCGGGGTGCAGGTGACACCTTCAGGTGTCACGCTTCGTCAGGCCGCCGATGCCTACCTGGATGCGCTAAACGCCCGGCCCAACACCCGCACCGCCTATGCCGCGGTGCTGCGCCCAGCGATCGAACGATTGGGGGACCGTCCGGTGCAGGAGCTGCGCCGCGACGAGATCGAGAAACTTGTCACCGACATCTCGACCAAAGCGGTGCCGTCAGGGGACTGGCACAAACCGTCGAAGTTGCCGGCGGGGGTGAAAGAGACGTGCGGGCCGTGGGCGCCAGGCAGCATCAAGCACATGCTCTCGCGGCTCGGTGCGGTGTACGGGCGATTGATCGAGGATGGGACGGTGCTGCGGAGTCCGCTCGATCATGTGAAGGGCCCGGCGCGGGTCAAGCGCGCCAAGGTGACGCTGACTGTCGCGCAGTGCCAACACTTGTTCGATCATCTCGAGTCCACCCGGGACCGCCTGGAGCACATGCACCATCTGGCGCTGCAAGCCGGCATGCGTCGTGGCGAGCTGGCGGGCTTGAAGTGGGATGACATCGATCTGGAGGCCGAAACGATGACGGTGGCGCGCCAGCGTGTACACAGCGAGGCTGGTGCCGTGGAGGCCGACACAAAAACCGACGCCGGCCGCCGCACGCTCCCGATCCCTTCGACACTGCTGCCCGTGCTCAAACGCGCTGTGCTGCGCTCGGAGGCAGAACAGAAATTGGTCGGTAACCGGTGGCAGGGCGATGGGACCGTCGTGTGCGACGAGTTGGGGCGCGCCTACTACCCCACGACCCTGAGCTATATGTGGCGCAATGCTCTCGCCGACGCCGGGCTACCTCACGTCCGACTGCACGACGCGCGCCACACCTGTGGAACGTTGATGCATCTCAACGGGGTGCCGATCGCCGTCATCGCAGCGGTGCTGGGCCATACCGACGCCAGCTTCACTCAGCGGGTGTACGCGCACTCGCAGGAGGATGCGGTGACGCAGGGCATGGCGGTCTACGCGCGGGTGCTCGAAACCCGCGAGAAAGCCGCCACCTAG
- a CDS encoding nitrilase-related carbon-nitrogen hydrolase, giving the protein MKVTLAQIGSGTDVTANLAQIVSTATAAQAQGAELVLFPEYAMYEKPVVDGTFAAVAEPLDGAFGCAVSALAARLGIAVVTGLVEANPDDATRPFNTQAAWDSSGVLVGRHRKALLYDVGAFRESSYISAGDITEVCVVRIGSTVFGLQTCYELRFPEISRRQARAGATILAVLSSWVPGPGKLAQWSTLAGARAIENICHVAAVTQAEPISIGHSLAVAPDGTVLAVLGEGPALVTADFEASLTERQRSADPRALSVDV; this is encoded by the coding sequence GTGAAGGTCACGCTCGCGCAGATCGGTTCGGGCACCGACGTCACCGCCAACCTGGCGCAGATCGTCTCCACTGCCACGGCCGCTCAGGCCCAGGGCGCCGAGCTGGTGCTGTTCCCCGAGTACGCGATGTACGAAAAGCCCGTGGTGGACGGAACTTTCGCGGCGGTGGCCGAGCCGTTGGACGGGGCGTTCGGGTGTGCTGTCTCAGCTTTGGCGGCCCGGCTCGGCATCGCGGTAGTGACCGGGCTGGTGGAGGCCAATCCCGACGACGCCACGCGGCCGTTCAACACCCAGGCCGCCTGGGACAGCTCTGGGGTGTTGGTGGGCCGGCACCGCAAGGCGCTGCTCTATGACGTCGGGGCGTTCCGCGAATCGTCGTACATCAGCGCAGGCGACATCACGGAGGTGTGTGTGGTGCGCATCGGCTCGACGGTGTTCGGGTTGCAGACCTGCTACGAGCTCCGGTTCCCCGAGATCAGCCGGCGCCAGGCACGAGCAGGCGCGACGATCCTGGCGGTGCTGTCCTCCTGGGTGCCGGGCCCGGGCAAGCTCGCACAGTGGTCGACCCTCGCAGGTGCCCGGGCGATCGAGAACATCTGCCACGTCGCCGCGGTCACCCAGGCCGAGCCCATCTCGATCGGACACAGCCTGGCCGTGGCGCCGGACGGGACCGTGCTGGCTGTGTTGGGCGAGGGCCCGGCGCTGGTCACGGCGGATTTCGAGGCTTCTCTTACCGAGCGTCAGCGGTCCGCCGATCCCCGCGCGTTGAGCGTCGACGTGTGA
- a CDS encoding APC family permease, giving the protein MTQPSAGQPTLVRALGLRSLVLFGLAYMTPLIVLGIFGVVAAATAGASASAYLIALVAMLFTASSYGRMAAAYPVSGSAYTYVRRTIDTRIGFLTGWAVLLDYLFLPMVIWLIGAAYLQAQFPAVPGWLWVVGFILVTTVLNVVGIKVADKANYLLMAFQLLVIVLFVALSVASVLRDAGASGLVSASPFTGIGASLGGVTAGAAIAAYCFLGFDAVTTFTEEAVNPRKNMPRAIMLIALIGGSIFLVVAYTTQLVHPGGEFADSSSAALEIAKLIGGNLFGAVFLAGLILAQFASGIAAQASASRLLFAMGRDGTLPRSVFGTLSAKFRTPAANLVMVGVVGLLAVFLDVATSTSFINFGAFVAFTLVNLSVIVHYFRQRAAGVVHNPLLYVVAPAIGAIITSYLLMQLDSRAIVLGLSWLGIGIVVLAVTSRGFKELPPEIAVDEVSIAEPAA; this is encoded by the coding sequence ATGACACAACCATCCGCAGGGCAACCGACGTTGGTGCGAGCCCTTGGGCTGCGCTCACTGGTGCTGTTCGGTCTGGCGTACATGACGCCGTTGATCGTGCTCGGCATCTTCGGTGTGGTGGCTGCCGCGACCGCCGGGGCGTCCGCGTCGGCCTACCTGATCGCCTTGGTGGCGATGCTGTTCACCGCGTCCAGCTACGGCCGGATGGCGGCCGCCTATCCCGTGTCGGGCTCGGCCTACACCTACGTCCGGCGCACCATCGACACCCGCATCGGATTCCTCACCGGGTGGGCCGTGCTGCTCGATTACCTGTTCCTGCCCATGGTCATCTGGCTGATCGGGGCGGCGTACCTTCAGGCCCAGTTCCCCGCGGTGCCCGGCTGGCTGTGGGTGGTCGGGTTCATCCTCGTCACCACGGTGCTCAACGTCGTCGGCATCAAGGTCGCCGACAAGGCCAACTATCTGCTGATGGCGTTCCAGCTGCTGGTCATCGTGTTGTTCGTGGCGCTGTCGGTCGCGTCGGTGCTGCGCGACGCCGGAGCCAGCGGGCTGGTCAGCGCGAGCCCGTTCACCGGGATCGGCGCGAGCCTCGGGGGAGTCACGGCCGGGGCGGCCATTGCGGCCTACTGTTTCCTGGGTTTCGACGCCGTGACCACGTTCACCGAGGAAGCCGTCAACCCGCGCAAGAACATGCCGCGCGCCATCATGCTGATCGCACTCATCGGCGGCTCGATCTTCCTCGTCGTCGCCTACACCACCCAATTGGTGCATCCCGGTGGGGAATTCGCCGATTCGTCGTCGGCGGCACTGGAGATCGCCAAGCTGATCGGCGGCAACCTGTTCGGCGCGGTGTTCCTGGCCGGCCTGATCCTGGCGCAGTTCGCCTCCGGCATCGCCGCGCAGGCCTCGGCGTCGCGGTTGCTGTTCGCGATGGGCCGCGACGGCACCCTGCCGCGGTCGGTGTTCGGCACGCTCAGCGCCAAGTTCCGCACCCCGGCGGCCAACCTCGTGATGGTCGGCGTGGTGGGTCTGCTGGCGGTGTTCCTCGATGTGGCGACGTCGACGTCGTTCATCAACTTCGGCGCATTCGTCGCCTTCACCCTCGTGAACCTGTCGGTCATCGTCCACTACTTCCGCCAGCGCGCCGCGGGCGTGGTACACAACCCGCTGCTCTACGTCGTGGCACCCGCGATCGGCGCGATCATCACGTCGTATCTGCTGATGCAGCTCGACAGCCGGGCGATCGTCCTGGGCCTGTCCTGGCTCGGCATCGGGATCGTGGTGCTGGCCGTCACGAGCCGCGGCTTCAAGGAACTGCCACCGGAGATCGCCGTCGACGAGGTGTCGATCGCCGAACCTGCGGCGTGA
- a CDS encoding carbon-nitrogen hydrolase family protein, with product MPGSITVAAVQAAPLDIAGLPVFGRDDTVAQFAADVMRVRESVAGPALIVYPEIHLFGTDDAAALAKAAEPLDGPLIAALGEVARTADAWLVPGSVLELGENGELFNTAPVFASDGALAASYRKIFPWRPFEKFTPGDTFVTVDIPDVGRLGLSICYDAWFPELSRHLAWMGAEVIVNVVKTTTPDRYQELVLARANSIVNQVFTVSVNCAGPVGMGRSILVDPEGAVLQESPDETPGVFLQHLDFGAVAAVRERGTAGTNRMWDQFGPSDRPVPLPLYDGRIDPQRWSPSNHRAH from the coding sequence GTGCCCGGATCGATCACCGTCGCTGCCGTTCAGGCAGCACCCCTGGACATCGCGGGCCTGCCGGTGTTCGGCCGGGACGACACCGTCGCGCAGTTCGCGGCCGACGTCATGCGCGTGCGCGAGTCGGTGGCCGGCCCCGCGCTGATCGTCTATCCCGAGATCCACCTGTTCGGCACCGACGACGCCGCGGCACTGGCCAAGGCCGCCGAGCCGCTGGACGGCCCGCTGATCGCGGCACTCGGCGAGGTGGCCCGCACCGCCGACGCGTGGCTCGTGCCAGGGTCGGTGCTGGAACTCGGCGAGAACGGCGAGTTATTCAACACCGCACCGGTTTTCGCGTCCGACGGAGCGCTGGCGGCGTCGTACCGCAAGATCTTCCCGTGGCGGCCGTTCGAAAAGTTCACTCCCGGTGACACGTTCGTCACCGTCGACATCCCTGATGTCGGCCGGCTCGGGCTGTCCATCTGCTACGACGCGTGGTTCCCGGAACTCAGCCGGCACCTGGCCTGGATGGGTGCCGAGGTGATCGTCAACGTCGTCAAGACCACGACCCCGGACCGGTACCAGGAACTCGTGCTGGCGCGGGCGAATTCGATTGTGAACCAGGTGTTCACGGTCAGCGTCAACTGCGCTGGCCCGGTCGGCATGGGCCGCAGCATCCTCGTCGACCCGGAAGGCGCTGTGCTGCAGGAAAGTCCGGACGAGACACCCGGCGTGTTCTTGCAACACCTCGACTTCGGTGCCGTCGCCGCGGTCCGCGAGCGCGGGACCGCGGGAACCAACCGGATGTGGGACCAGTTCGGGCCGAGCGACCGCCCGGTACCGCTGCCGCTCTACGACGGTCGCATCGATCCGCAGCGGTGGTCGCCGTCGAACCACCGCGCCCACTGA